AGCTGCACGTCGGCTCGCTGCAAAGCCGCCTCGCCGCCTGCCGCGCCCAGCCTTACCGGGACATGGTGTTCTTCGACCAGGAGGCCTGCTGATGGGCGCGATAGACGATCTGCGTGACGCGCTGGCCGCCGCCGCCGATCCGGCGCGCGCGCCGGCGATGCGCGCCTATATGCGCGACCGGTTCGACTTCCTCGGCGTCGCCGCGCCGGCCAGGCGCAAGGCTGCCGCCGCCTGGATCCGCTCGCAGGACGCGGCCGGCCCCGACGGCTGGCTGGAACTGGCCGACGCGCTGTGGCGGCAGCCGGAGCGCGAATTCCAGTACGTGGCGGTGGACCTGCTGGCCCGCCATGCCCCCGAATTGCCGGCGGCCGCCTTGCCGCGGCTGCTGGCGCTGGTTGCCGCCAAATCCTGGTGGGACACCGTCGACGGTTTGGCGGCCTGGATCATCGGCGAGCTGGTCCGCGCCCGGCGCGTGCTCCAAACCGACACAGACCGGCTGTCCGGCGACGGCGATTTCTGGCTGCGCCGCGTCGCCATCCTGCACCAGCTGTACTGGAAGCGCGACACCGACGCCGAACGGCTGTTCCGCTACTGCGCGGCCAACGCCGCCGATCCCGAATTCTTCATCCGCAAGGCGATAGGCTGGGCCTTGCGCGAATACGCCTATACCGACGCCGAGGCCGTGCGCGGCTTCGTCGCGTCCGCCGCGCTGTCGCCGCTGTCGCGGCGAGAGGCGCTGAAACGAATCCAACAGAAACCCCTGCCCGCGAAGGACGCATGATGACCGGACTCAACACCACCAACCTGACCAGCCTGAA
This genomic window from Chromobacterium phragmitis contains:
- a CDS encoding DNA alkylation repair protein translates to MGAIDDLRDALAAAADPARAPAMRAYMRDRFDFLGVAAPARRKAAAAWIRSQDAAGPDGWLELADALWRQPEREFQYVAVDLLARHAPELPAAALPRLLALVAAKSWWDTVDGLAAWIIGELVRARRVLQTDTDRLSGDGDFWLRRVAILHQLYWKRDTDAERLFRYCAANAADPEFFIRKAIGWALREYAYTDAEAVRGFVASAALSPLSRREALKRIQQKPLPAKDA